A region from the Toxotes jaculatrix isolate fToxJac2 chromosome 2, fToxJac2.pri, whole genome shotgun sequence genome encodes:
- the znf362b gene encoding zinc finger protein 362b isoform X1, with translation MAEPRFNNPYFWPPPPSMPGQLDNLVLINKIKEQLMAEKIRPLHLPPTSTPSQQPLLVPTSSPDGSTQHGMPVPKPQPQQVPGHHPQPQGSGQPDIALHARSASSSGPDGNMDDKAAVKAKGLWEDWHMRQLGEQPGRVNHRSGLAPSSRPDSHSTSEALTPTTPTSSSQNRLGGAPSVNIISGLASGPGMDHMKAGGLAGLLGPPPKAPRGRKKIKAENPSGPLLVVPYPILADQGCVTVAPKEGKTYRCKVCPLTFLTKSEMQIHSKSHTEAKPHKCPHCSKTFANASYLSQHLRIHLGIKPYHCSYCENSFRQLSHLQQHTRIHTGDRPYKCAHPGCEKAFTQLSNLQSHQRQHNKDKPYKCPNCYRAYSDSASLQIHLSAHAIKNAKAYCCSMCGRAYTSETYLMKHMSKHTVVEHLVSHQSPQRTESPSIPIRISLI, from the exons ATGGCAGAGCCTCGATTTAACAACCCGTATTTCTGGCCGCCGCCTCCATCCATGCCAGGCCAG CTGGATAACCTGGTGCTCATTAACAAGATCAAGGAGCAGCTGATGGCTGAGAAGATCCGACCCCTTCACCTGCCGCCTACCTCCACCCCTTCCCAGCAGCCTCTGCTGGTGCCCACCTCGTCCCCCGATGGCAGCACTCAGCACGGCATGCCAGTGCCAAAGCCCCAACCGCAGCAGGTGCCGGGCCACCACCCGCAGCCTCAGGGCTCTGGACAGCCGGACATCGCTCTGCATGCTCGCTCCGCCTCAAGCTCTGGACCAG ATGGAAATATGGATGACAAGGCGGCAGTGAAGGCCAAAGGATTGTGGGAAGACTGGCACATGAGACAGCTTGGCGAGCAACCTGGCCGGGTCAACCATCGCTCAG GTCTGGCTCCTTCATCCCGACCCGACAGCCATAGCACCTCAGAGGCCCTGACCCCCACAACTCCAACCTCCAGCAGCCAGAACCGCCTGGGCGGTGCCCCCTCCGTGAACATCATCTCTGGGCTGGCTAGTGGCCCCGGCATGGACCACATGAAGGCTGGAGGCCTGGCAGGACTGTTGGGCCCCCCACCCAAAGCACCCCGGGGACGGAAGAAGATCAAAGCTGAAAACCCATCTGGTCCTCTGCTGGTGGTGCCCTACCCCATCCTAGCTGACCAAGGCTGTGTCACTGTTGCACCCAAAGAGGGAAAAACCTACAG ATGCAAAGTGTGCCCGCTCACCTTTTTAACCAAGTCAGAGATGCAGATTCACTCAAAGTCCCACACAGAGGCCAAACCACACAAGTGTCCCCACTGCTCCAAGACGTTTGCCAACGCCTCCTACCTGTCTCAGCACCTGCGCATCCACCTGGGGATCAAACCCTATCACTGCTCCTACTGCGAGAACTCGTTCCGTCAGCTGtcacacctgcagcagcacaccag AATCCACACTGGCGACAGGCCTTATAAATGTGCTCACCCCGGATGTGAAAAGGCTTTTACCCAGCTGTCTAACCTCCAG TCTCACCAGAGGCAGCACAATAAAGACAAGCCGTATAAATGTCCTAACTGCTACCGTGCCTACTCAGACTCCGCATCATTGCAGATCCACTTGTCAGCGCACGCCATCAAAAACGCTAAGGCCTACTGCTGTAGCATGTGTGGCCGGGCATACACCTCA GAGACCTACCTTATGAAGCACATGTCCAAACATACAGTGGTGGAGCACCTAGTGAGCCACCAGTCGCCCCAGAGGACCGAGTCCCCCAGCATCCCCATACGCATCTCCCTCATCTGA
- the znf362b gene encoding zinc finger protein 362b isoform X2, producing the protein MAEPRFNNPYFWPPPPSMPGQIKEQLMAEKIRPLHLPPTSTPSQQPLLVPTSSPDGSTQHGMPVPKPQPQQVPGHHPQPQGSGQPDIALHARSASSSGPDGNMDDKAAVKAKGLWEDWHMRQLGEQPGRVNHRSGLAPSSRPDSHSTSEALTPTTPTSSSQNRLGGAPSVNIISGLASGPGMDHMKAGGLAGLLGPPPKAPRGRKKIKAENPSGPLLVVPYPILADQGCVTVAPKEGKTYRCKVCPLTFLTKSEMQIHSKSHTEAKPHKCPHCSKTFANASYLSQHLRIHLGIKPYHCSYCENSFRQLSHLQQHTRIHTGDRPYKCAHPGCEKAFTQLSNLQSHQRQHNKDKPYKCPNCYRAYSDSASLQIHLSAHAIKNAKAYCCSMCGRAYTSETYLMKHMSKHTVVEHLVSHQSPQRTESPSIPIRISLI; encoded by the exons ATGGCAGAGCCTCGATTTAACAACCCGTATTTCTGGCCGCCGCCTCCATCCATGCCAGGCCAG ATCAAGGAGCAGCTGATGGCTGAGAAGATCCGACCCCTTCACCTGCCGCCTACCTCCACCCCTTCCCAGCAGCCTCTGCTGGTGCCCACCTCGTCCCCCGATGGCAGCACTCAGCACGGCATGCCAGTGCCAAAGCCCCAACCGCAGCAGGTGCCGGGCCACCACCCGCAGCCTCAGGGCTCTGGACAGCCGGACATCGCTCTGCATGCTCGCTCCGCCTCAAGCTCTGGACCAG ATGGAAATATGGATGACAAGGCGGCAGTGAAGGCCAAAGGATTGTGGGAAGACTGGCACATGAGACAGCTTGGCGAGCAACCTGGCCGGGTCAACCATCGCTCAG GTCTGGCTCCTTCATCCCGACCCGACAGCCATAGCACCTCAGAGGCCCTGACCCCCACAACTCCAACCTCCAGCAGCCAGAACCGCCTGGGCGGTGCCCCCTCCGTGAACATCATCTCTGGGCTGGCTAGTGGCCCCGGCATGGACCACATGAAGGCTGGAGGCCTGGCAGGACTGTTGGGCCCCCCACCCAAAGCACCCCGGGGACGGAAGAAGATCAAAGCTGAAAACCCATCTGGTCCTCTGCTGGTGGTGCCCTACCCCATCCTAGCTGACCAAGGCTGTGTCACTGTTGCACCCAAAGAGGGAAAAACCTACAG ATGCAAAGTGTGCCCGCTCACCTTTTTAACCAAGTCAGAGATGCAGATTCACTCAAAGTCCCACACAGAGGCCAAACCACACAAGTGTCCCCACTGCTCCAAGACGTTTGCCAACGCCTCCTACCTGTCTCAGCACCTGCGCATCCACCTGGGGATCAAACCCTATCACTGCTCCTACTGCGAGAACTCGTTCCGTCAGCTGtcacacctgcagcagcacaccag AATCCACACTGGCGACAGGCCTTATAAATGTGCTCACCCCGGATGTGAAAAGGCTTTTACCCAGCTGTCTAACCTCCAG TCTCACCAGAGGCAGCACAATAAAGACAAGCCGTATAAATGTCCTAACTGCTACCGTGCCTACTCAGACTCCGCATCATTGCAGATCCACTTGTCAGCGCACGCCATCAAAAACGCTAAGGCCTACTGCTGTAGCATGTGTGGCCGGGCATACACCTCA GAGACCTACCTTATGAAGCACATGTCCAAACATACAGTGGTGGAGCACCTAGTGAGCCACCAGTCGCCCCAGAGGACCGAGTCCCCCAGCATCCCCATACGCATCTCCCTCATCTGA
- the si:ch211-112c15.8 gene encoding tumor necrosis factor receptor superfamily member 25: MDFVLVFPLILAFLSSGQSYTKVTEQTSNSCYKLCPAGYHKVGDCNDPAAKYKCKKCDNNTYTEIENHIEKCHRCQTCGSLEVVIRPCSFNSDVECDCKEGFYNAGSTITSKLCEKCKCEKCEERSGHPDYERRCQPCQRAECLKYPECKRRCNATTVPPPTTPPSTSVLTKHVTVAASATARATHLSPVIEPISPNTLNYIPWLVLGVVVVIFVLLFWLLLVFTRNHPGKICPCWSMDKGVEPHAEEPNFNDINHQVSSPTTQTLHISEETPMMVLSQSPATPQDSAQICPRLPNAEHKAARQDDQSEHWPAIVLYAIIKEVPLRRWKEFLRLLSVADQQLERVELEAGLGLGSMERQYQMLRLWSQRSSASLDDVFSALHYMDLSGCAQLLQENLEKLQWRSEPKQGFAAC, from the exons ATGGACTTTGTCTTG gttttcCCGCTGATACTTGCCTTCCTTTCCAGTGGACAGAGTTACACAAAGGTGACAGAACAAACCAGTAATTCATGTTATAAATTGTGCCCAGCTG GATATCACAAAGTTGGTGACTGTAATGATCCTGCTGCAAAgtacaaatgtaaaaaatgtgataataacacatacacagagataGAAAACCATATAGAGAAGTGCCACAGGTGTCAAACATGTGGTT ctCTTGAGGTGGTGATAAGACCCTGCTCCTTTAATAGCGATGTGGAATGTGACTGTAAAGAAGGATTCTACAATGCAGGCTCGACTATCACTTCAAAGCTCTGCgagaaatgcaaatgtgaaaaatgtgaag AGCGCTCTGGTCATCCTGACTACGAACGGAGATGCCAACCCTGCCAAAG GGCTGAGTGTCTGAAGTACCCAGAATGCAAGAGGAGATGTAACGCAACTACAGTTCCACCTCCAACTACGCCTCCATCTACAAGTGTATTAACTAAACATGTGACTGTGGCAGCTTCAGCTACAGCAAGAGCAACACATTTGAGTCCTGTTATAGAACCAATCTCGCCTAACA CACTGAACTATATTCCCTGGCTGGTTCTCGGGGTGGTTGTGGTGATATTTGTGCTGCTCTTTTGGCTCCTGCTGGTCTTCACCAGGAACCATCCAGGAAAAATTTGTCCCTGCTGGAGCATGGACAAAGGCGTGGAGCCACATGCTGAGGAACCCAATTTCAACG ACATCAATCATCAAGTGAGCAGCCCAACCACGCAG ACTTTGCACATATCTGAGGAAACTCCCATGATGGTTCTTAGCCAGAGTCCAGCCACACCGCAAGATTCAGCCCAAATCTGTCCTCGGCTGCCAAATGCTGAACACAAAG CTGCCAGACAAGATGACCAATCAGAGCACTGGCCCGCCATTGTCCTCTATGCGATCATCAAGGAGGTGCCCTTGCGTAGGTGGAAGGAGTTCTTGCGTCTGCTCTCGGTGGCTGATCAGCAGCTGGAGCGGGTGGAGCTGGAGGCTGGTTTGGGCCTGGGCTCCATGGAGAGACAGTACCAGATGCTGAGGCTATGGAGCCAGCGCTCTTCCGCGAGCCTGGACGACGTCTTCTCGGCCTTGCACTACATGGATTTATCCGGCTGTGCTCAGCTTCTGCAAGAAAACCTGGAGAAGCTGCAGTGGAGGTCTGAACCTAAGCAAGGTTTTGCAGCCTGCTGA
- the ttc34 gene encoding tetratricopeptide repeat protein 34: protein MTAVVRPGVNVSELCEDGDKFLKAGELGRATSLYMSAFRTHAASTVSHMRKLEKSSLAGVISTLEGWLDSHGESQPSEGLNKGLAAVFLSTLCPNNLSATIFKMESLLQSGRHGCEEIFARCTALLDSKRHPHPEGLTRMVLEITRALACLFAEPHGVKGLKLYLEAYQSNKSEIVTLVKTRQAQHLSKIVKAFTVQTLHVHPSVMFDGQWEVTTKDSEKLSVEASSVIIEFLLAISPGNKEVQELQAAYLFLTGRFGDSAEVYSALLHHGHCTTDKSFQDSPERRARLLTSRAAAFFSAGGRTAEACGDLGEAFEIHPATARIHFQTLFTEHGTGVAARNHLRQQAERGLCGFRERVLIRPDLRSTEGVELLDPVITQLRTLCHLEPDGGGRELRVRLADCLLLRGEHKEAHSICSQLVAAQGQQSYQNTVQVLHGYARLLSDDHKGALEDFQGVIEHSAPHPSSCVRALCGRGLLRMMGGLNYLTALDYVTASRLQPQEAAFTVRCLVPWNCRGLLFTVLVEQGRVMLEGTEEHKSKSRTTEDSEQSQQEDQLHVPSKRESHRSGTPAGVHSLAVLLMELQPGADGPQILAADALYQLGRVEEAYRLLLSVGPTSPRAPILARLALLQLHRGFLYDTNQLLKKLIQCGDTSCLRPLLAVAQQKDRALLQGHCHSAAKRILEGTREESAVREAVAYLSIAIMASGGEAADSLLERARCYALLSQRKTAIFDFSAILKEHPKHVQALCGRGFTYLMLNQQKECTHDILAALQINTDMVTNDILSLKDKARKLVCDWLHQFCRTNLSDILGTNAVPCHEEQLREAFIIGGALMRTDCRDPRWHLLYVDTLLAKGDFKAAGAHLCQVFGQEPRDAVAQARVGVVEAWQQNYRSAARRLSKLTEKDPSSLDFLLALIQFSQRKHIAQAAAQEAGAVSSDGQWDQALALLTVAVQAVGNHRLQYLRQRAACLAQLGLHERAIADLDVVIQKHGGSDSSCSEDPQVWAEDLCRRGRSLVLCSREGAALEDFTQALELHRDQTIQCVEAGLGRLRLAECFLRGALQHYGEQQLTKAWTLIECGLIVDNENSELRRLRTRVKREVASPCNVN from the exons ATGACTGCTGTGGTTCGACCTGGAGTCAATGTTTCAGAGCTTTGTGAGGATGGAGACAAGTTCCTTAAGGCTGGAGAGCTTGGGAGGGCCACGTCTCTCTACATGTCTGCCTTCAGGACTCACGCGGCCTCCACTGTGTCCCACATGCGGAAACTAGAGAAGTCCAGTTTGGCTGGGGTCATCTCAACCCTGGAAGGCTGGCTTGACAGTCATGGGGAGAGCCAACCTTCTGAGGGTCTTAATAAAGGTCTGGCAGCTGTGTTCCTGTCCACACTCTGCCCCAACAACTTGTCAGCCACCATTTTCAAAATGGAGTCTCTCCTTCAGAGCGGCAGGCATGGCTGCGAGGAGATTTTTGCTCGCTGCACTGCTCTGCTTGACAGCAAGAGACACCCTCATCCAGAAGGTTTGACTCGCATGGTGTTGGAGATAACTCGCGCGCTAGCCTGCTTGTTCGCAGAGCCTCATGGTGTTAAGGGGCTGAAGCTTTATCTGGAAGCTTACCAGAGTAACAAATCTGAAATTGTCACGCTGGTGAAAACCAGGCAGGCGCAGCACCTGTCAAAAATAGTGAAGGCCTTTACTGTCCAGACACTGCATGTACACCCTTCCGTGATGTTTGACGGCCAGTGGGAAGTGACAACAAAGGACAGTGAAAAACTTAGTGTAGAGGCTTCTTCTGTAATTATTGAGTTTTTGCTGGCTATCTCACCTGGTAATAAAGAAGTGCAGGAACTTCAAGCAGCATATTTGTTTTTGACTGGCAGATTTGGGGACAGTGCAGAAGTGTACTCTGCCCTCTTGCATCATGGCCACTGTACTACAGACAAGTCATTCCAAGACAGTCCTGAGAGGAGAGCTCGTCTCTTAACCAGTCGAGCGGCTGCCTTTTTCTCAGCAGGAGGACGGACTGCGGAGGCGTGTGGGGATCTGGGGGAAGCATTTGAGATCCACCCTGCCACTGCCCGAATTCATTTCCAAACGCTCTTCACAGAACATGGCACAGGGGTGGCTGCTCGCAACCATCTCCGTCAGCAGGCAGAGAGGGGCCTGTGTGGTTTCAGAGAGAGGGTCCTCATCCGCCCAGACCTGCGGTCCACTGAAGGAGTTGAGCTCCTGGACCCTGTGATCACTCAGTTACGGACCCTGTGCCATTTGGAGCCTGACGGGGGAGGCAGAGAGCTGCGAGTACGACTGGCTGACTGTCTTCTCCTCAGAGGGGAACACAAAGAGGCCCACTCTATCTGTAGCCAGCTAGTTGCCGCCCAAGGTCAGCAGAGCTATCAAAACACAGTGCAGGTTCTTCATGGATATGCAAGACTTCTCTCCGATGACCACAAGGGGGCATTAGAAGACTTCCAGGGTGTCATCGAACACAGCGCCCCCCACCCGTCCAGCTGTGTGCGGGCGctctgtggcagggggcttctGCGCATGATGGGTGGCTTAAACTACCTCACAGCTCTAGACTATGTGACAGCCAGCAGGCTGCAGCCTCAGGAAGCAGCATTCACTGTTCGCTGCTTGGTGCCATGGAACTGCCGGGGgctgctgtttactgttttaGTGGAGCAGGGACGAGTCATGCTGGAGGGGACTGAAGAGCACAAATCCAAGTCCCGAACCACTGAAGACTCCGAGCAGTCCCAGCAGGAGGATCAGCTGCATGTCCCGTCAAAGAGAGAAAGCCACAGATCAGG GACTCCTGCTGGTGTCCACTCCCTGGCTGTGCTGCTGATGGAGCTCCAGCCAGGTGCTGATGGGCCTCAGATCCTGGCAGCAGATGCCTTGTACCAGCTTGGGCGGGTGGAGGAGGCCTACCGGCTTCTGCTCTCTGTCGGACCCACCAGTCCTCGGGCACCCATTCTTGCTCGTCTCGCCCTGCTGCAGTTGCATAGAGGCTTTCTTTATGACACCAATCAG CTGTTGAAAAAGCTCATCCAGTGTGGTGATACGAGCTGCTTGCGCCCCCTGCTGGCAGTGGCGCAACAGAAGGACCGTGCACTGTTGCAAGGACACTGCCACTCTGCTGCAAAACGCATCCTGGAGGGCACGAGAGAGGAGAGCGCTGTCAGGGAGGCTGTGGCTTATCTCTCCATCGCTATTATGGCATCTG GTGGTGAGGCGGCAGACTCCTTGCTGGAGAGAGCGAGGTGTTATGCTCTGCTGAGCCAACGGAAGACGGCCATCTTTGATTTCAGTGCCATTCTGAAGGAGCACCCAAAACACGTTCAGGCCCTCTGTGGGAGAGGCTTCACCTATCTCATGCTGAATCAACAAAAG GAATGCACTCATGATATCTTGGCAGCACTTCAGATAAACACTGACATGGTCACCAACGACATCCTATCACTCAAGGACAAGGCACGGAAGCTTGTCTGTGACTGGCTGCATCAGTTCTGTCGGACCAATCTGTCAGACATCCTGGGCACTAATGCTGTCCCCTGCCACGAAGAGCAGCTCAGAGAGGCTTTTATAATCGGTGGAGCTCTGATGAGGACTGACTGCAGAGACCCCCGATGGCATCTCCTCTATGTGGACACACTCTTAGCTAAAG GTGATTTTAAGGCTGCAGGTGCTCATCTGTGCCAGGTGTTTGGCCAGGAGCCAAGAGATGCAGTGGCCCAGGCCCGGGTGGGTGTGGTGGAGGCCTGGCAACAGAACTACCGCAGCGCAGCTCGCAGGCTCAGCAAACTGACTGAGAAAGATCCGTCCAGTCTAGATTTCTTGCTGGCCCTGATCCAATTCAGTCAGCGAAAACACATTGCACAG GCAGCAGCGCAGGAGGCCGGTGCTGTGTCATCAGATGGGCAGTGGGATCAGGCCCTTGCACTACTGACTGTAGCAGTACAAGCAGTGGGCAACCACAGACTCCAGTATCTCCGCCAGCGGGCTGCCTGCCTCGCTCAGCTGGGCTTACATGAGCGGGCCATAGCTGACCTAGATGTAGTTATCCAGAAGCACGGTGGATCTGACTCCAGCTGCTCCGAAGATCCCCAAGTCTGGGCAGAGGACTTATGTCGGCGAGGTCGCAGCCTGGTACTCTGTTCCAGAGAAGGAGCAGCTCTGGAGGACTTCACTCAAGCCCTGGAGCTCCACAGGGACCAAACCATCCAGTGTGTGGAGGCTGGTCTGGGGAGGCTTCGTCTGGCTGAGTGCTTCCTGCGGGGGGCGCTGCAGCACTACGGGGAGCAGCAGCTCACTAAAGCCTGGACGTTGATTGAATGTGGCCTCATTGTGGACAATGAGAACTCAGAGCTACGTAGACTGAGGACAAGGGTCAAACGGGAAGTGGCCAGCCCCTGCAATGTGAACTAG